One Primulina huaijiensis isolate GDHJ02 chromosome 5, ASM1229523v2, whole genome shotgun sequence DNA segment encodes these proteins:
- the LOC140977513 gene encoding probable N-acetyltransferase HLS1 has translation MERWFGENGAEYSYMATENDNEASVKLFTEKCGYSRFRTPSILVQPVFAHRVKISKRVVVIRLGPVDAEAVYRRRFSTTEFFPRDIDSVLKNKLSLGTFLAVPRGSYSTESWPGAAEFLASPPESWAVLSVWNCKDVFRLEVRGASRVRRALAKTTRVVDQTLPWLSLPSVPEVFRPFGFHFLYGLGGEGPYAVKLIRALCRLAHNLAKEHDCGVVATEVASQEPLRFGIPHWKILSCPEDLWCMKRLGEEYSDGAVGDWTKSSPGPSIFVDPREF, from the coding sequence ATGGAGCGATGGTTTGGAGAGAATGGCGCTGAATATTCATACATGGCTACTGAAAATGATAACGAAGCATCTGTGAAGCTCTTCACTGAAAAATGTGGCTACTCAAGATTCCGTACCCCTTCCATTCTAGTCCAGCCCGTGTTCGCTCACCGAGTCAAGATCAGCAAGAGGGTTGTTGTCATAAGGCTCGGCCCCGTCGACGCGGAGGCCGTCTACCGCCGGCGGTTCTCCACCACCGAGTTTTTCCCACGGGACATCGACTCTGTCTTGAAAAATAAACTCAGCTTAGGAACGTTCCTCGCCGTGCCGAGAGGGTCGTACTCCACCGAGTCATGGCCGGGGGCCGCCGAATTCCTGGCTAGTCCGCCGGAGTCTTGGGCGGTTCTCAGCGTGTGGAACTGTAAAGACGTGTTCCGGCTCGAGGTCCGCGGCGCGTCGCGAGTGAGAAGAGCATTGGCTAAGACTACTCGTGTGGTGGACCAGACTTTGCCCTGGTTGAGTTTGCCGTCGGTGCCTGAAGTTTTTAGGCCTTTTGGGTTCCATTTTCTGTATGGGCTTGGAGGTGAAGGCCCATACGCTGTTAAACTTATTAGAGCTTTATGTAGGCTGGCCCACAATCTTGCAAAGGAACATGACTGTGGAGTGGTGGCCACGGAGGTGGCTAGCCAGGAGCCGCTCAGATTCGGGATCCCACATTGGAAAATTCTATCGTGCCCGGAGGACTTATGGTGCATGAAACGGTTAGGGGAAGAATACAGTGACGGAGCCGTGGGTGACTGGACCAAGTCATCTCCTGGTCCGTCCATATTCGTCGACCCAAGAGAGTTTTAG
- the LOC140976227 gene encoding phototropic-responsive NPH3 family protein NPY4-like isoform X1: protein MKFMKLGSKHDQFKTDGDNVRYVATELATDLVISVGDTKFYLHKFPLLSKSSRLQRLVYGRSGEYDDEINIHDIPGGAGAFEICAKFCYGMIVTLNAYNVVAARCAAEYLEMYETIEKGNIAYKIDVFLTSTVFRSWKDSIIVLQTVKSFLPWSEELKITSHCLDAIAVKASIDPSKVDWSYTYNRKKKLSENGNDAQWNGVKKQPTVPKDWWVEDLCELQIDLYKRVITTIRENGTITADIIGESLKSYALRRLPCFSKGTTQGDDLEKYKYLIETIISLLPAEKSCVPCSFLLKLLEASIILECGETVRRELMERIGQKLDEATVGDILWQSTTGETTLYSIDLVHEMVEQFVMQEHSAQNHSIEDHKFREMCVGFTSDASKIKVAKLVDGYLAEAAKDSSLPLSKFIELAEMVSSFQRSSHDGIYRAIDMYLKERSGLTKSEKKRICSLMDCSKLSANARAHAVQNERLPLRVVMQVLFFEQAKASGSGGGSARALLPGTSYGSTSSTTTNTSDDWDGNQTSEELKTLKGGLESLSLKSKGGGETDAEANAEKVADKKAKKIFSRLWSNKDRKGENSSSDTSESPGSTSVEETRSTSSITKMQSS, encoded by the exons ATGAAGTTTATGAAGCTTGGATCCAAGCATGACCAGTTTAAGACTGATGGAGATAATGTCAG ATATGTAGCGACAGAGTTGGCAACTGACCTGGTCATCAGTGTCGGGGATACTAAATTCTATCTACACAAG TTTCCCCTTCTCTCGAAAAGTTCACGCCTTCAGAGGCTCGTTTATGGTAGAAGTGGTGAATATGACGATGAAATTAACATCCATGATATTCCTGGTGGAGCTGGTGCATTTGAAATCTGTGCAAAGTTCTGTTATGGCATGATAGTGACGCTCAATGCGTATAATGTGGTCGCAGCACGATGTGCTGCTGAGTATCTTGAAATGTATGAAACCATCGAGAAAGGAAATATCGCTTACAAGATCGACGTATTTCTTACTTCTACCGTTTTCCGTAGCTGGAAAGACTCGATAATTGTGCTTCAGACGGTCAAATCTTTTCTTCCTTGGTCCGAGGAACTGAAGATCACCAGCCACTGCTTAGATGCTATTGCAGTCAAAGCTTCTATCGACCCTTCAAAAGTTGACTGGTCGTACACCTATAACCGTAAAAAGAAATTATCTGAGAATGGAAATGATGCACAGTGGAATGGTGTGAAAAAACAACCAACGGTTCCGAAAGATTGGTGGGTAGAAGACCTCTGCGAACTTCAAATTGATTTGTATAAGCGAGTTATAACTACAATAAGAGAAAATGGAACAATTACTGCAGACATTATTGGAGAATCATTGAAATCATATGCTTTAAGAAGACTTCCATGTTTTAGCAAAGGCACCACACAAGGAGATGATCTCGAAAAGTACAAATACTTGATTGAAACCATTATATCGTTGCTGCCCGCGGAAAAAAGTTGTGTCCCTTGTAGCTTTTTGCTCAAGTTATTAGAAGCTTCTATTATCTTGGAATGCGGAGAGACGGTAAGAAGGGAGCTCATGGAAAGAATTGGACAGAAACTCGATGAGGCAACTGTTGGTGATATTCTGTGGCAATCTACAACTGGTGAAACAACGTTGTACAGCATAGATTTAGTACACGAGATGGTTGAACAGTTTGTGATGCAAGAACATAGTGCTCAGAATCACTCAATCGAAGATCATAAATTCCGAGAGATGTGTGTAGGATTTACTTCGGATGCTTCCAAGATTAAGGTGGCCAAGTTGGTTGATGGATACCTGGCTGAAGCTGCGAAAGATTCGTCTTTACCTCTATCCAAATTCATCGAGCTAGCAGAAATGGTGTCTAGCTTTCAAAGATCATCCCATGATGGCATATATCGTGCTATTGACATGTACCTCAAG GAACGCTCGGGATTGACCAAGAGCGAAAAAAAGAGAATTTGCTCCTTGATGGATTGCAGCAAGCTATCAGCCAATGCCCGTGCTCATGCCGTGCAAAACGAGAGGCTACCTTTACGAGTTGTCATGCAGGTACTTTTCTTTGAACAAGCCAAGGCATCTGGCTCTGGTGGTGGCTCTGCAAGAGCTTTACTCCCTGGTACTTCCTATGGCAGCACAAGCTCCACAACAACCAACACCTCCGACGACTGGGATGGCAACCAGACATCTGAGGAGCTGAAGACCTTAAAAGGTGGGCTCGAATCTTTGAGCTTAAAAAGCAAGGGAGGTGGTGAAACTGATGCCGAAGCGAATGCCGAAAAAGTAGCTGATAAAAAAGCAAAAAAGATTTTCTCGAGACTCTGGTCAAACAAAGATAGAAAAGGCGAAAACAGCAGCTCGGATACATCTGAGAGCCCCGGTTCTACCAGTGTCGAAGAAACAAGATCCACCTCTTCAATAACGAAGATGCAATCCTCTTGA
- the LOC140976227 gene encoding phototropic-responsive NPH3 family protein NPY3-like isoform X2, whose protein sequence is MKFMKLGSKHDQFKTDGDNVRYVATELATDLVISVGDTKFYLHKFPLLSKSSRLQRLVYGRSGEYDDEINIHDIPGGAGAFEICAKFCYGMIVTLNAYNVVAARCAAEYLEMYETIEKGNIAYKIDVFLTSTVFRSWKDSIIVLQTVKSFLPWSEELKITSHCLDAIAVKASIDPSKVDWSYTYNRKKKLSENGNDAQWNGVKKQPTVPKDWWVEDLCELQIDLYKRVITTIRENGTITADIIGESLKSYALRRLPCFSKGTTQGDDLEKYKYLIETIISLLPAEKSCVPCSFLLKLLEASIILECGETVRRELMERIGQKLDEATVGDILWQSTTGETTLYSIDLVHEMVEQFVMQEHSAQNHSIEDHKFREMCVGFTSDASKIKVAKLVDGYLAEAAKDSSLPLSKFIELAEMVSSFQRSSHDGIYRAIDMYLKERSGLTKSEKKRICSLMDCSKLSANARAHAVQNERLPLRVVMQHKLHNNQHLRRLGWQPDI, encoded by the exons ATGAAGTTTATGAAGCTTGGATCCAAGCATGACCAGTTTAAGACTGATGGAGATAATGTCAG ATATGTAGCGACAGAGTTGGCAACTGACCTGGTCATCAGTGTCGGGGATACTAAATTCTATCTACACAAG TTTCCCCTTCTCTCGAAAAGTTCACGCCTTCAGAGGCTCGTTTATGGTAGAAGTGGTGAATATGACGATGAAATTAACATCCATGATATTCCTGGTGGAGCTGGTGCATTTGAAATCTGTGCAAAGTTCTGTTATGGCATGATAGTGACGCTCAATGCGTATAATGTGGTCGCAGCACGATGTGCTGCTGAGTATCTTGAAATGTATGAAACCATCGAGAAAGGAAATATCGCTTACAAGATCGACGTATTTCTTACTTCTACCGTTTTCCGTAGCTGGAAAGACTCGATAATTGTGCTTCAGACGGTCAAATCTTTTCTTCCTTGGTCCGAGGAACTGAAGATCACCAGCCACTGCTTAGATGCTATTGCAGTCAAAGCTTCTATCGACCCTTCAAAAGTTGACTGGTCGTACACCTATAACCGTAAAAAGAAATTATCTGAGAATGGAAATGATGCACAGTGGAATGGTGTGAAAAAACAACCAACGGTTCCGAAAGATTGGTGGGTAGAAGACCTCTGCGAACTTCAAATTGATTTGTATAAGCGAGTTATAACTACAATAAGAGAAAATGGAACAATTACTGCAGACATTATTGGAGAATCATTGAAATCATATGCTTTAAGAAGACTTCCATGTTTTAGCAAAGGCACCACACAAGGAGATGATCTCGAAAAGTACAAATACTTGATTGAAACCATTATATCGTTGCTGCCCGCGGAAAAAAGTTGTGTCCCTTGTAGCTTTTTGCTCAAGTTATTAGAAGCTTCTATTATCTTGGAATGCGGAGAGACGGTAAGAAGGGAGCTCATGGAAAGAATTGGACAGAAACTCGATGAGGCAACTGTTGGTGATATTCTGTGGCAATCTACAACTGGTGAAACAACGTTGTACAGCATAGATTTAGTACACGAGATGGTTGAACAGTTTGTGATGCAAGAACATAGTGCTCAGAATCACTCAATCGAAGATCATAAATTCCGAGAGATGTGTGTAGGATTTACTTCGGATGCTTCCAAGATTAAGGTGGCCAAGTTGGTTGATGGATACCTGGCTGAAGCTGCGAAAGATTCGTCTTTACCTCTATCCAAATTCATCGAGCTAGCAGAAATGGTGTCTAGCTTTCAAAGATCATCCCATGATGGCATATATCGTGCTATTGACATGTACCTCAAG GAACGCTCGGGATTGACCAAGAGCGAAAAAAAGAGAATTTGCTCCTTGATGGATTGCAGCAAGCTATCAGCCAATGCCCGTGCTCATGCCGTGCAAAACGAGAGGCTACCTTTACGAGTTGTCATGCAG CACAAGCTCCACAACAACCAACACCTCCGACGACTGGGATGGCAACCAGACATCTGA
- the LOC140976229 gene encoding uncharacterized protein isoform X1 — MDPKHSGDMFKHLEKQNELLMDAYRSMSHELHRLQVEEEMLMRKYYEYMAAQGLIEKQNDNANVTSNKKTGQGVIDNGTNEE; from the exons ATGGATCCTAAGCACTCGGGAGATATGTTCAA GCACTTGGAGAAGCAGAATGAGCTTCTAATGGACGCATACAGGTCCATGTCCCATGAGTTGCATAGACTCCAG GTCGAGGAAGAAATGCTCATGCGCAAGTATTACGAGTACATGGCTGCTCAAGGGTTAATTGAGAAG CAGAACGATAATGCTAATGTAACAAGCAACAAAAAGACCGGTCAGGGAGTAATTGATAATGGGACCAATGAAGAATAG
- the LOC140976229 gene encoding uncharacterized protein isoform X2, which produces MDPKHSGDMFKHLEKQNELLMDAYRSMSHELHRLQVEEEMLMRKYYEYMAAQGLIEKNDNANVTSNKKTGQGVIDNGTNEE; this is translated from the exons ATGGATCCTAAGCACTCGGGAGATATGTTCAA GCACTTGGAGAAGCAGAATGAGCTTCTAATGGACGCATACAGGTCCATGTCCCATGAGTTGCATAGACTCCAG GTCGAGGAAGAAATGCTCATGCGCAAGTATTACGAGTACATGGCTGCTCAAGGGTTAATTGAGAAG AACGATAATGCTAATGTAACAAGCAACAAAAAGACCGGTCAGGGAGTAATTGATAATGGGACCAATGAAGAATAG
- the LOC140976228 gene encoding glucan endo-1,3-beta-glucosidase 1-like, whose product MRLSDTERGFQPFSFFSSSIFIQFLCGRMNMVWLISLFFLNLYLTATSQESVEFLALHDPTTQNLEVPSANGIPMAVQMDNMYLKNVSKSILMAESWVRANVLAYYPAINVSAIVIGDTILCNKDQEDKLIFVLPSIKNIHYSLTRWGLQNEIKVSASFSSSCLDSNFEKYRVDLAQDYIKPLLELLQEIGSPYAVKPPPHLVDLSDETLNLLKSHSKSIQSLGVLHFKNTQIIISSPRKERPFTRKLAFVDLYSMMVPFPPRPAPISPLRSPLPPLVGTFSPPPNSLPFGPSQPPLANPTPHPDLPRLAPMANPTSPPFWSPHLPPCNPFGSVGAPVAGVHHGLWCVAKPNVPAGTLQNALDYACGEGGADCEAIKPQGACFFPGTLVAHASYAFNSYWQKTKRHGGTCSFGGTAMLVNTDPSYGHCRFVHT is encoded by the exons ATGAGACTCAGTGATACAGAGAGAGGATTTCaacctttttctttcttttcttcctctATCTTCATTCAATTCTTGTGTGGAAGAATGAATATGGTTTGGTTGATTTCTCTGTTCTTCCTCAACTTGTATCTAACCG CAACTAGTCAAGAATCAGTGGAGTTCTTGGCTCTCCACGATCCAACTACACAAAATCTTGAAGTTCCATCTGCAAATGGGATTCCCATGGCTGTTCAAATGGATAATATGTATCTCAAGAATGTGTCAAAAAGTATTTTAATGGCCGAATCTTGGGTGAGGGCTAATGTTCTTGCTTACTACCCTGCCATTAATGTGAGCGCTATTGTAATTGGTGACACCATTTTATGCAACAAAGATCAAGAAGACAAGTTGATTTTTGTTTTACCATCAATCAAGAACATTCACTATTCACTCACTAGGTGGGGCTTGCAAAATGAGATTAAAGTGTCTGCTTCTTTCTCATCCAGTTGTTTGGActcaaactttgaaaaatacaGAGTTGATTTGGCCCAAGATTACATCAAACCTCTACTTGAACTCTTGCAAGAAATAGGTTCACCTTATGCTGTGAAACCCCCTCCACATTTGGTTGATTTGTCAGATGAAACCCTGAATTTACTAAAATCCCACTCAAAATCCATTCAAAGTCTAGGGGTTCTTCACTTCAAAAACACTCAAATAATTATCAGTAGCCCAAGAAAAGAGAGACCATTCACCAGAAAGCTAGCATTCGTGGATTTATACAGCATGATGGTTCCATTTCCACCGAGGCCTGCTCCTATATCCCCTTTAAGAAGTCCTCTTCCTCCATTAGTTGGAACATTTTCACCTCCACCAAATTCTCTTCCATTTGGTCCTTCACAGCCTCCACTAGCTAACCCAACACCCCATCCGGATTTACCCCGTTTGGCACCAATGGCTAACCCAACTAGCCCTCCATTTTGGTCACCCCATTTGCCTCCATGCAACCCATTTGGTTCTGTGGGTGCACCAGTGGCAGGGGTTCATCATGGACTGTGGTGCGTGGCAAAGCCCAATGTGCCAGCTGGAACGCTGCAAAATGCCCTAGACTATGCCTGTGGGGAAGGTGGTGCTGATTGTGAAGCCATTAAGCCACAGGGGGCATGCTTTTTCCCTGGTACTCTTGTGGCTCATGCTTCTTATGCTTTCAATAGTTATTGGCAGAAGACTAAGAGGCATGGTGGCACTTGTAGCTTTGGAGGCACCGCTATGCTCGTTAATACTGATCCCA GTTATGGTCACTGCAGATTCGTTCATACTTAG